One Brassica oleracea var. oleracea cultivar TO1000 chromosome C7, BOL, whole genome shotgun sequence genomic window carries:
- the LOC106303123 gene encoding pumilio homolog 15-like — protein sequence MISHVYGDIRIANELKFNKYLWISCFSGDDRMEPVIKKPGEHHRIYFRTNFWGTTRFMCTLRQGPNYRHSQSFTAFKQVSPSDRGTLWDWRARENGIYLKVWEDEFSQGETNMHKAFNWIY from the coding sequence ATGATTAGCCATGTATACGGCGACATCAGGATTGCGAACGAACTCAAATTCAATAAATATCTCTGGATAAGTTGTTTCTCCGGAGACGACCGAATGGAGCCAGTGATTAAGAAACCAGGAGAACACCATCGTATTTACTTCCGCACCAACTTTTGGGGGACCACGCGTTTCATGTGTACGTTGAGACAAGGACCTAACTATAGACACTCTCAGAGCTTCACAGCTTTCAAACAGGTAAGTCCCAGCGATAGGGGAACCTTGTGGGATTGGAGAGCCAGAGAAAATGGTATCTATTTGAAAGTGTGGGAGGACGAGTTTTCTCAAGGCGAGACCAATATGCATAAGGCGTTTAATTGGATTTACTAG